From the genome of Streptomyces sp. NBC_00523:
GGAACCGAGCACGGCAACGGCCCCGAGACGTCCCGTGCGGCGTCGTCCCCTTCCCCCACCCCGTCACCGACCCGCAGCTACCCGCTCTCCAAGACGCCCCGCACCATCCCCGCCGTACGCGAGCACACCCCCGCCCACGGGCCCGGCTGGAAGCCCGGCAAGGACAGCGGGGTGGTCCTCGCGAAGGGCAGCGGCAAGCTCGCCGACGAGGGCAAGCTGCTGGCCGGCGAGCTGAAGATCCACTACCGGGGCGAGGCGGCCGCCCGCGCCGGTGACGTCGAGCTGGCCCTCACCCCGAAGGCGTCCGGCGGGTCCGAGTCGTACACCCTGCGCACCGCCGACGGGCGGGTGCGGATCAGCGGGCCGGGCGAGGCGGGCGTCTTCTACGGGACGCGCACCCTCAAGCAGTCCGTGCGCGCCGACGGCTCGATGCCCGAGGGCGAGGTGCGCGACCGGCCCGACAAGCCGCAGCGCGGCCTCAACCTCGACATCGCCCGCAAGCACTACACCGCGTCCTGGATCGAGGACCGGATGCACGAGATGGCCGACCTCAAGCTCAACCAGCTCGGCCTGCACTTCTCCGACGACCAGGCGTTCCGCATCGAGTCGGACACGCACCCCGAGGTGGTCTCGCCGGACCACCTGACGAAGAAGCAGGTGCGGCACATCGTCGCCCTGGCCGGCCGGCTGCACATCCAGGTCGTCCCGGAGATCGACTCGCCGGGCCACCTCGGCGCGGTGCTGCGCGCCCACCCCGACCTCCAGCTGCACAACGTCTCGGGCGTCGCCTCGACCGGGTCGCTGGACATCTCCAAGCCGGGCGCGGCCAAGCTGATCGACGAGCTCCTCGGCGAGTACGCGGAGCTGTTCGGCGGCGCGTACTGGCACCTGGGCGGCGACGAGTACCGGGCGCTGATGGCGAGCAACCCGGCCGCCTCCTACCCGCAGCTCCAGCGCGCGGCGGTCGCGAAGTACGGCTCCGGGGCCGGCATCTCCGACCTCGCCACCGGCTGGCTCAACGACCGGGCGAAGGTGGTCCGCAAGCACGACATGCGGCCGAAGGCGTGGAACGACGGCCAGTTCCGCGACAGCGAGGTGCGCGCCGACAAGGACATCGAGGTCGAGTACTGGACGGGCAAGGAGTACGGGGCCCGGTCGCCGGAGGAGTATCTGCGCGAGGGCCGCAAGGTCCTCAACCTCAACGACGAGTTCATGTACTACGTGCTCGGCCAGCCCAACGCCTTCGTCTACCCGACCGGCAAGCGGATCTACGAGCAGTGGACCCCGCTCGTGCTGCGCGGCACCACCCCGGTCCCGGCGCGCTACTCGGACCAGATCCTCGGCGGCCGGTTCGCGGTCTGGGGCGACTTCCCGAACGCCCAGACCGCCGAGCAGGTCGCCGCGGGCATCCGGATGCCGCTGCGGGCGACGGCCCAGAAGCTGTGGGTCCCGGGCAAGCCGAAGCTGAGCTACGCGAAATTCCAGTCCCTGGCGAAGGAGATCGACGCGGGCTGAGCCGCCGGAAACGTCTCTGACCATGGACAACGCGGCCACCGGGCATTACGTTCCGGTGGCCGCGCTCGTCCGGGGAGGGACGCGCGCGCTTCTCGCGTCGACGTCTGAATCCTGGGGGGTTCCGTTTCCATGCTCTGTTCACTCTGCGGTACGAGACCGGTCGGCTCGGCCGGTGCGCGGTGCGCCGTGTGCACCACTGCGGCGGACGCCGGCCGGGGCCAGTCCCAGTCCCAGTCCTGGGCCGGCAGCCCCGGCTGGGCGCCGGAGCCGCTCGGGCCGGACCAGCTGCGCTCACCGGTCGGCCTGGCCAGGGCGGTGTGCGTGCTGCTCGGCGCGGCGGCCGTCGCGGACGTGCTGTCGATCGCCGCCGGTGTCCACGCCCGCATGCTGTACGCCGACGAGGCGGACGGCGGCAGGGTCGACGAGGTGGCGTGGAACCACGCCGACAACCTGTACCGGTCCACCGGGGCCCTCCAGTCGCTCACCTTCCTCGCGACGGTCGTCGTCTTCCTCGTGTGGCTGCACCGGGTCCGGCGCAACGCGGAAGTGTTCGACCCGTCCGCCCACACGCTGCGGCCCGGCTGGGCGATCGGCGGCTGGTTCGTACCCATCGGCAACCTGTGGCTGCCGTACCGGGTGGTGAGCGGTGTGTGGTCCGCCAGTGCCCCGCTCGACGGCCTTGGACACCGGTCCTTCGTGCCGCGCGGCCTGCTGAACGCGTGGTGGGCGGCGCTGGTCGCGGACCAGCTCGTGAGCCGGGGCGCCGGCCGCCTCTACGCCGACGCGGAGACCGGGGACGAGATCATCCGCGGGCTCGACCTGGTTGCCGCCACCGATGCGCTCGACCTCGTCGCGGCGGTCCTGGCCATCCTGGTCGTCCGCAGGGTGACGGCGATGCAGTCCCGGCGCGCGGAACTCGGCGCGTTCCCCGCGGTGCCGCGTCCGCTCCAGGCGCACTGAGACGGGGGCCCCGGCGGCGGTAATCGGCCAGAGGCAGTGACGCTTTTCGGCCATTCGGCGCTGAATGCGATAACAGGAAGCGCTGCGCCCCCCTGTGTCCCGGCATGGGGCTCATGGGAGGGCTGACAGGAGACGCCGATGAGCCTGCTCGACCTGATCGCCGCCGCCGACGAACGCGGGCTCGCCGCCTCCGCGGTCGCCTGCCTCGAACGCTGTCTGCCCCAGCCCGCCCCGGGCGCCACCGGCCCCGAACCGCTGCGCCCGCTCTGGGCCGCCTGCGCCGAGCCCCGCCTCTGGCCCGCCCGCCTCGCCGAGGCCCGCACCGCCCTGGACACCCTCGCGCACCCCGGCGAACCGGCCGCCCCCGTCCGGGACCTGCTCGCCGACGCCCCGGACGACCGGGCGGGCGAAGCGCTGCGCGCCTGGGCGGACGCCTGCTCGGTGCTGGCCCTGGAGGTCCACCTCGGCCACGACATGACCGCCCCCGCGCTCCCGGACCCGGTGGCCCGCTGCCGGGCGGGCGACCCCTCGGGCGCGGGCCCGCTGCTGGCCGGGGAGGCGGCCCGCCAGACCGCGATCCTGGAGATGCTGTCCGCCATGGACGAGAACGCCCCGGCCACGGCGGGCCTGCGCCAGATCCGCGACGTCTCCACGGAGGGCGGCCGGATACTCCGCGCGGCGGCGGCCCGACGGGGACGGGTGCGGTCCTGAGCCCTCGGCCCCTACCGCCAGGCGTACGTCAGGTCGGTGAGCGGGGGCAGCAGTACGTCGGGCCCGGCCGGGTCCAGCAGCACCGGTCCGGCCGCCGGGTAGAGGTGCAGCCCGGCGGCCTCCGCGAGGGGCACCCAGACGACACGGGCCCCGTCCTCCGCGTCCAACTCGGTGGCCGGGAAGGCCGCGCGCACCTCGCGGGGCACGGGCAGCAGATGGATGAGGTGGAGCCGGCGGAACGTACCGGGGCGGCCGGGCCGCGTCGTGACCTGGTCCTGCACCCGGAGCAGCCGGGGCGGTTCGGGCAGCGCCGCGACATCGAGGCCCAGCTCCTCGCGCAGTTCCCGGGCCAGTCCGGCGGACACCTGCTCGTCCGCGTGGAGCAGCCCGCCGGGCAGCGAGTACTGCGCTCCGGCGGGCCGCCCACGCCGGATGAGACAGAGCTCGCCGCCTTCGACGAGGACCGCGCACACGCGGACCGGGACGGCGGGAACGCCTGCGGTGGTCGTCACGGAGTCATCCTCGTACGTGAACGGCCGTCGCGTGGCGGGAAGAACGAGGACGACCGGGGCCGCCACCCCCCACAGGAGAGGCCCCGGTCGTCTTCCGCGGGGCCGCAGGGCGACCCCGTACTCATCTCTGCGCCGCGGGTGCGTTTTCTGTCACACCGGGGTGGGGCGATGGAATGTTGCGGGTTGTACAAGTCATGGACGCGGTGCACGCCAAGGACGTAGCGTGCGGAGTCGCGCAGGGTGGCGCGGCAGTGGTGACCAGCTGCGATTCGGACAGCAGGGCAGGGTTGAGGTAGTGCTGGGGGACGACGCGGGGCTTACTGCCGCGGTGCTCGCGGCACAGCGCGGGGACGAGGACGCCTTCCGTACTGTGTACCGCGCTGTGCAGCCGCGGCTGCTTGGCTACATAAGGACACTGGTGGGGGAGCCGGACGCCGAGGACGTGGCGTCCGAGTCGTGGCTTCAGATAGCCCGTGACCTCGACCGTTTCAGCGGGGACGCGGACCGCTTCCGGGGCTGGGCCGCGCGCATAGCCCGCAACCGGGCGCTGGACCATCTCCGGATGCGCGGCAGGCGCCCCGCCATCGGCGGCGACGAGACGGAGCTCTCCGACAAGCCGGCCGGTTCCGACACGGCCGACGAGGCGATCGAGTCCCTGGCGACCGGGCGCACCCTGTCGCTCATCGCCCAGCTGCCGCAGGACCAGGCCGAGGCGGTGGTGCTCCGCGTGGTGGTCGGCCTCGACGCGAAGAGCGCCGCGGAGACCCTCGGCAAGCGGCCCGGCGCGGTCCGCACCGCCGCCCACCGCGGACTGAAGCGGCTCGCCGAACTGCTCGGGGCGGACACGGCGGGCATCGCGGCCCAGCGCCCGGGCGGCGAGGGCGGACAGCCCGGCCCCGGCCCGGCCAGGCTCCCCGGTCAGGCGGACGGCACCCGGCGGCGCCGGGCGGAGCCGGAGGGCCCCGAGGCGTCCTCGGCGGCCTTCCGGAAGAATGCGGGGGACGCGCCGGGACGGACCGGGGAGCTCGGTGCCGTACCCGTGCAACGCCCCCCACGCACCGGCCTGGTGGCTCCCGCCGGTGTGACGCATTCGCGTCTGTGGACGCAGAAGGACATGTGATGGCCGACGAGCAGTACGCATGGCTTGACAAGGAAGCGGCGGAGAAATTGCTCCGCGGCGAACCGGTCGACCCTGCCGAAGGCCGTCCCCGCCAGGACGCCGAGCGCCTGGCCGCCGCCCTCGACGCCGTCGCCCGCACCGCCCGCCCCGCCACCGGTGAACTCCCCGGCGAGGCCGCCGCGCTCGCCGCCTTCCGCGCCGCCCCCCGCAGCCCCCGTACCGCCGGGATCACGGCCGCGCACGACGACGAAGCCGAGACGGCGACGCTCGCCCCGGTCCACATAGGCCGGGCGGCGGGCCCGAAGCGCACCGACCGCCCGTTCCGCTGGAGCCGGCCCCTGCGCTTCGGACTCGTCGCCTCGCTGGCCTGCTGTGCCATAGGAGGGGTGGCCGTGGCCGCCGGGTCCGGGATGCTGCCCGGCCCCTTCGGCCGGCACACCCCCTCACCGGCGACCTCGGTCTCGGCCGCCGAGTCCCCCGAGGAGCTGGGCACCGACGTCCTCCCCGACGAGGAGACCTCCGCGCCCCCGCCGCCCGGCACCCCCACCCCGGACGCCCCGCCCCCCGGCGACCGTCCCGACGCCGACGACGAGGACACCGCGCTCCCCGGCGACGGTGCGTCCCACGACGACCGGAGCGGCAAGGACGACGGGACCGGCACCGACCGGACCGGCGGCAGCCGCACCGGCGGCGCCACGTCCCCCGGCGGCGGCACCTCCCATGACGACGGCGACGGCGACAGCGACGAGGACACCGGCAAGGGGAGCGGCCACTCCGGCGACGACCCCTCCGGCTCCTGGTACGCCAAGACTCTCCAGGCGTGCCGCGACTACCGGGACGGCACGCTCGACGCCGACCGCCGCACCCGCCTCGAAGCCCTGGCCAAGGGCGCCCGCAACCTCGACCGGTTCTGCGACCGGCTGCTCGACGCCGAGGACGGCAAGCACGGCAGCGGCGCGGGTGACGCCGAGCAGGGCGGCGACGCCTCCGCGCCGCTCCCCGCCATCCGGTTCACCGAGTCGCCCGGCCCCTCGACGGCGGCCGTCGCACCGGACCCGGGGGCGACGGACTTCGCCTCCGATGACCCCTGGCCGGCCGCCTCCGCGGCGGCCCGCTGAGCGTCCGTACCGGTCGGTGTGACGTTTTCCGGCCTGCCGACGCTGTACGGAATGAGCCGACTGGTCATCGGCAGCGCCCGGAGCCGGGGTTCCCCCCGTACCTGCGGCTCGGCGCACATGGCGCGGGCGGGACACGTTCCCCCGGTCCCGTCCGCGCCCCTCATTCCTCTCGCCGCCTCACTTGTGGACGACGACCTTGTCCCCGGTGCGGACGGCGGCGAACAGGGCCGCGATCTTCCCCTCGTCCCGGACGTTCACACACCCGTGCGAGGCCCCGTTGTAGCCGCGGGCCGCGAAGTCCGAGGAGTAGTGCACCGCCTGGCCGCCGCTGAAGAACATCGCGTACGGCATGGCCGTGTGGTAGATCGTGGACACGTGGTGGCGCGACTTCCAGTACACGGAGAACGTGCCCTCGCGGGTCGGTGTGTACTGCGAGCCGAACCGCACGTCCATGGACGAGAGGACCTTGCCGTCGATCATCCAGGACAGCGTGCGGCTGTTCTTGCTGATGCAGATGACACGGCCGGTCAGACACCGCTTGTCCGGCTTGGCGACCGGCCGGGTGGTCGGCGGGTTCAGCTCGGTGGCTGTCGGCTTGTGCGTCATGCCGAGCAGCTTCTGCCAGGTGACGGTGTCGGTCCTGCCGGTCCTGGCCAGACCGCGCTTGCCCTGGAAGGACTGCACGGCGGCCACGGTGACCGTCCCGTAGTAGCCCGTGGGGCTGCGGTCGAAATGCCCGATCTGCCGCAGCCGCGCCTGGAGTTCGCGCACCTGCTTGCCCTCGGCCCCGCTCGCCATCAGCACCGTGCCCTGCGGGTCGGCCGTGGGCGTGGAGCGGGTCGCGCTCGGCTTGGGCGACGCCTTGACCGGCTCCTTCGGCTTCGCGCTCGCCGACGGGCTCGCGGAGCCGTCGCCCGGCTTCGCGTCGTCGGCGGGGGAGCTGCTGCCCGCCGGTGCGGAGGGCGCGGCCGAGGCACCGGCCGCGAGCTGCTCCTTGCATCCGGCGGTCACCCCGGCCATCGCCACCACGGCCACGACGGCGGCCCCTCGGAGCGCGTAACCGCGCCCGGTCCTGCCCGTGCGTATCATCCCAGCCCCCTGCATCCTCGGCCCCGGCGTCTTCGGCCCGCGCACTCGCGTATCTCATGGGACGGGTTCCCACGCCAACCGGTTGCCGAATCCTGCACCGCGTCAACCGTCGCGTGTCTGTGACGCAGAACGCACCCTTCCGCACCCCCGCACCCGGAATTCCCGCTTCCGCGCGGTCGTGGCCGCGTGCGAGACTCCGTTTCATGCTGGGTGTCACCGACCTTCCGACCTATCTCGCCGGCCTCGTGCTGATCGTTCTGCTGCCGGGGCCGAATTCGCTGTACGTGCTGTCCGTCGCCGCGCGGCGCGGGGTGCGGACCGGGTATGTGGCGGCGGCCGGGGTGTGGACCGGGGACACCGTGCTGATGACGCTGTCGGCGCTGGGCGCCTCGTCGCTGCTGCAGACGACGCCCGTGCTGTTCGCCGTCGTCAAGTACGCGGGCGCCGGCTATCTGACCTGGATGGCGATCGGGATGCTGCGGGCGGCCGTGTCGATGTGGCGCGAGCGGCACCGGCGGGTCGCCGAGATCACCGACGAGGAGCGGGCCGAGGCGCGGGCCCCGGGGGCCATGGAGCGGCCGTACCGGCGGGCGCTGGTGGTCAGCCTGTTCAACCCGAAGGCGATCCTCTTCCTGATCTCGTTCTTCGTGCAGTTCGTGGACCCCGGATACGCCTACCCCGCCCTGTCGTTCCTGGTCCTCGGCACCCTGCTCCAGCTCGCCAGCTTCCTGTACCTGTCGGCGCTGATCTTCGGCGGCACCCGGCTGTCCGCCGCCTTCCGCAGGCGCCGGCGGCTCTCGGCCGGGGCCACCTCGGCGGCCGGGGTGCTGTTCCTCGGCTTCGCCGCGAAGCTGTCGCTCAGCAGCGTCTGACGGGTCCTTCAGGGGCTACGGGTCACTCCGCCCGCAGGTACGCCGACGTCGCCACGCGCCCCAGCAGCCGCAGCCGCGAGGTCCCGTCCGCCAGATGCTTGTCCAGGGCCTCCTGGACGCCCGGCCACGCCGCGTCCCCGTAGTCGTCGAGGACCACGATCCCGCCGGGGGCCACGATCCCCTCGACCCATTCCAGGTCGGCGGCCACCCCCGCCATGGAGTGGTCGCCGTCCACCACGATCACCCCGTACTCCCGGTCGCCCGCCTCCGCCCGCACCTCCGGGGCGCTGGAGAAGCCCCGCACGATCCGGGGGTGGTGGGTGGTGCCGCCCCCGGTCAGCGCCAGGTTGGCCCGCACCACGTCCTCGCGGACCGGCGTGCCCGTGGGGTCGGCGGGCTGCGAGGTGCCCGGCTGGAGCTGGGAACCGGCCAACGGGTCCACGATCGTCAGCTCCGGCTCGACCCCCGCCCGGTGCGTCATCCGGGTCAGCGCGGCGGCGAACAGCCCGTACAGCGTGCCGATCTCCAGGATGCGCCCGTTCGGCGGGGCCAGCAGCGGTACGGTCGCCAGCTTGCCGCACACATTGGACGTCGAGCCCGCCAGCCGCCCGACGCCCAGCGCCTCCAGGGCGACCACCGTGCGGTAGGCGGACACCACACTGCGCCGCGCCGCCGCGTTGTTCCCGGCCAGCGCCCCCACCTCGCGGACCAGCCGGTCCACCTCATGGGCCGGGGGCATGCGGTGGGCGCCGCGCCCGGTCCCGTCGAGCAGCAGCTCCACGGCATACCGGCCGCGCCGCTCCTCCTCGTACTCCCTGCGCAGGGTGGCGAGTTCGCCGCGCAACGGCCCGGCGGCGCGCTCCACGCGCTGCTGGATGCGGCGGTCGACCAGGGCGGCGGCGGGGCGCAGGGCGCGCCGTGCGAGGCGGTTGTTCAGAAGGGAGACCATGGCTGGGAACGTACGCGCGAGCGCCGGGCCGCTCCCACCACGCGGAGATGAAGTCTCGGTGTCGTCGGGGGTGTTCAGGTTTACGGCGCCGCCCTGCGCCGCCGTCCGGTCAGCCCCACCGCCACCAGCCCCAGCAGCGCCAGGCCCCCCGCGAGGCTCCCCGCCTTCAGCCCCGGCGGCCGGTACGCGCAGTCCAGCACCGGCCGGTCGCCGCTCACCGGGGCCGCGACCAGCCCGAGGTACGAGTCCGCCGGGCGGCCCCCGCAGCTCCACCCGGCGATCCGGGGCGCGGCGAGCACCGCCAAGCCCTTTGTCCCCCGGGGGAGTTCGGCGCGCACCCCGCTCCCGGTGACCGTCACCCGCGTCGCCCCCGTCCGCTTCAGCCCGGCCACCGCACGGGTCAGCCGGTCCCGGTCCAGGCAGCCGACGGCCTCGTGCGGGACGGTCCCCGGCCGGGCCACCCGCAAGGCCACGTCGAGCGCCCCGCCCCCGTCGCCCAGCTTCCGCAGCTCGGCCCGGCGCCCCGGCAACTCACCCCGGAAGTCGGCCTCTTCCCCAGAACCCAGCCGCGCGCGGCCGAAGAGGTCCGGCGCCCACAGATACACCTCACTGCCCGCCGGGCAGGCCGCGCGGAGGGTGTACGCGCCGGGCCGCACCGCGTAGTCGTACGCGCCCGTGTCGCCCGCACCGCTCCCGTCCGCCGCGCGCAGAGAGGTCTCCGGCACCGTGTAGACGGACGCGCCGAGCAGCTTCTCCTGGTTGCGGAAGGGGGAACGCCCGTAGCGCGCATGCTCGTCGGCGGGCCGTACGGTCACCAGCGGCGGCACGTCCTCGTGCGTCACCGTGACCGGGCGGTCGTCCGGGCGGTTCCAGCCCTGGTGCGGGTCGCGCGGCATGTGCACCCGGGCGCCCACGGAGAACACCGCGTCGGTCACCGGGCTGTCCGGGTCGTGCAGGGCGCGGCCGTTGGACGTCCACCCGGCGCCCAGGGCCAGGAAGGTGCGGGTCAGCACGTCCGGGGTGTGGCTGCTGTAGTAGGCCCCGCCCTGGCCGCCGGTCAGCATCGGATCGTTCGCCGTGCTCTGTTCCAGGCCCGGATCGGTCCGGTAGCGCGGCCAGCCGTCCGCCTCGGCGACCGCCGCCGCCTGGAGGCGCTGGCGCTCGCCCCAGGGGGCGTAGTCGTCCAGCCGGCCCAGCCGCTGCCGGTCGGCGTACGCGGTCGTCGCGGCGGCCTGCCCGGCCTGCGCCCCGACCAGGAGGAGCGCCGCCAGCACGGCGTACCGGCCGCGCCGGGCCAGCACCAGGGCGCCCGCCACGGCCGCCAGGCCCGCCACGGACAGCGGGTACGTCCAGGCGGTGACCAGGGCGCTGGACGCGGCCCCGGCGGCGATCAGCGCGACCACCCCCGCGCCGCCGAGGAGCGCCCGCCGGTCCGGCCAGCCGGAGGCGACCGACAGCCAGGCGGCGATCACCAGAAGCCCGGACAGCACGAACGTCTGGCGGTACGGACTGCCGTTGGGCGTCGCGAAGGCGTGCCACAGCAGATGCGTCGGCCCCCACTGCAACGACAGCGCGACCCCCGCCACGAGCCCCGCCCACACCAGGCGTTCGGTGCGCGGGACGGCCCGGTGGAAGGCCAGGGCGCCCGCGAGGAGCAGGGCGCCGGTGCCGAGGAAGAGCGCCGGGCTGAAGAAGCCGTACGTCGCCGGGAGCAACCGGGCCGCGACATCGGGCCAGGCCGCCGGAGCGAACGCGCGGGTCCAGCCCGGGTAGGCGTGCCGCGTCCCGAGATACACCGGCACCAGGACGGGCGCGGCGAGTCCCACGCCCAGCGCGACCGTCCGTACCGCCCTCCCCAGCCCCCGTACCCGCTCCCGGCGCGTCCCGCCCTCCACCAGCAGCCGCACCACCAGCACCAGCGCCGCGCCGAGCGTCGCCATGTACGCGGTGTAGAAGTTCGACACCCAGGCCAGCGTCACCAGCAGCGTGCCCAGGACCGGCCGACGGCCCGTGCGGGCCCACTCGGCGGCGAGGCACAGCAGCGGGAAGGCGATCAGCCCGTCCAGCCACATCGGGTTGTACACGGCCTCGATGACCGACCACCCGCACAGCGCGTACGAGGCCCCGAGCACGACGGCCGCCCACTCCCGGCCCCGGCCGCGACGGAGCGCCGTCAGGAGCCAGGTCATCGCGGCCGCCGCCGCCCCGGTCTTCACCAGCGTGACCGCGTACACCGCCAGGTCGATGCGGTCCCGGGGGAAGACGCCGACGAGCAGGGCGAACGGGCTGCTCAGATACGTACCGAAGTCCGGCAGGAAGCCCGTGCCGTAGCCGGACTGCCAGTTCAGCAGCAGCCCGCCGTCGGCGCGGCCGTGCAGCAGGTCCCAGAGGCGGGCGTGGAACGGGACGAACTGGTTGCCCAGGTCGTTGACGCTGCGGGTGAGCGGGCCGAAGGGGTGGCTGCGGGCCACCGCGTCCCCGGCGCAGACGGTGAGGGCGGCGAGCACGGCGGCCAGGGCGGCGGCCCGGCCGCGCGGCAACCGGAGTATCGGGAGTTTCGTCATGCTCAGCCGGCCGCAGCCCGCTTCAGGGTGCGGGCCCGGCGCGCGAGGCGGCGGACCGTCGCGTTGCGCGGGATGAACGTGAGCTGCGCCGGAATCGCCCCCGGCAGCCCGAGCGCGGTCAGCCGCCGCCGCTTGAAGTACCGCCGCACGGCGTCCCGGTGGCCGCTCAGATAGCGCTCGGCGACGGGGCGCAGGGGGGCCTGGAGCTGCGGCTGCATCGCGTAGCCGACCGCGCCGACCAGCCCGGCGGCCCCGCGCGCGATCTCCTCCGGCGAGGGCATCGACCAGCCGGTCACCGCCGCCGGGTCGGCCAGGTCGGGGAGCAGGGCGTCCACGATGGTCACGGGGATGCGGTTGCTGTTCTGGTACGGGCTGAGCTGTTGCAGCAGCGGGCCCGTGCCCAGGCGGGCGACCGGCAGTCCGTAGAACGAGGCGGCGGTCAGCAGCGCGGTGGAGAAGCAGCCGACGACGAGGGCGGGGCGCATCGACTCGAACAGCGTCTCCGCCAGGACCGGGCTGTCCGCCACGGTGAGCACCGCACCGAGCCGTACCGCCTCCTCCTCCAGGGCGCGCGTCCAGTGGGCGGGCGCGCTGGGATGCGGTTTGAAGACGATACGGGTGTGGCCGAGGGCGACCGCGCCGCGCACCATTCCCGCGTGCAGCTCCTCCTCCTGGCGGGGCGTCAGGATGCCCAGCGTGGACAGGTACTGGCCGAGGACGAGCGCGGGGCCCGGGGCCTGGGCGGGGACGACGGGGGCGGCGACCGGGTCGGCCAGCTCGCCCAGCACCTTGAGGAACACGTCCGTCGGGACGACCTCCGGCTCCACCCCGAACTCCGTGAGCAGCAAGGGCTTGAGCCCCGGCACCAGGTCCAGGTGGAGCAGCCGGCGGATGCGGGTGCCGATCAGCTGGTCGAGCCGGCTGCGGGTCGGTCCGTAGCTCATCAGCCCGTCCGCGTACACATGCAGCGGGCTGTCCCCGAAGACCGTCGCCAGCGCCTGGGCGGGGTTGGCCTGGATGGACTCGCAGGCCAGCTCGACCGGTCCGTCCCCGAGGTCCCAGGCCGCGCGCACCGCCCGCTCCCACAGCGGGGCGTCCTGCTCCCGGGGGGCCCAGCCGCCCGGGTGGAACGGGCTGATGAAGTCGTTCCAGGACCGCACCGCGTCGAACTCGGCGGCCAGCGCCCCGAATCCGGGCCGCTCGTGGAGCGGGGTGCCGAGCTCCGGGGCGGGCGAGGTGTCGCTCACGACGAGGATGCGCCGGTGCTCGGAGCGCGGCCCGAACATGCCCGAGCGCAGGGCCGCGACGAGCGTGGCGGCGGCGTACTGCGTGCACGCCGAGAAGATCTGGATGGTGGCGGGCATCAGGCCGCGACCTCCCGCGACACCGAGCGGCGGCGCACCCGGCGCAGC
Proteins encoded in this window:
- a CDS encoding DUF4328 domain-containing protein; translation: MCTTAADAGRGQSQSQSWAGSPGWAPEPLGPDQLRSPVGLARAVCVLLGAAAVADVLSIAAGVHARMLYADEADGGRVDEVAWNHADNLYRSTGALQSLTFLATVVVFLVWLHRVRRNAEVFDPSAHTLRPGWAIGGWFVPIGNLWLPYRVVSGVWSASAPLDGLGHRSFVPRGLLNAWWAALVADQLVSRGAGRLYADAETGDEIIRGLDLVAATDALDLVAAVLAILVVRRVTAMQSRRAELGAFPAVPRPLQAH
- a CDS encoding class I SAM-dependent methyltransferase: MVSLLNNRLARRALRPAAALVDRRIQQRVERAAGPLRGELATLRREYEEERRGRYAVELLLDGTGRGAHRMPPAHEVDRLVREVGALAGNNAAARRSVVSAYRTVVALEALGVGRLAGSTSNVCGKLATVPLLAPPNGRILEIGTLYGLFAAALTRMTHRAGVEPELTIVDPLAGSQLQPGTSQPADPTGTPVREDVVRANLALTGGGTTHHPRIVRGFSSAPEVRAEAGDREYGVIVVDGDHSMAGVAADLEWVEGIVAPGGIVVLDDYGDAAWPGVQEALDKHLADGTSRLRLLGRVATSAYLRAE
- a CDS encoding RNA polymerase sigma factor, giving the protein MLGDDAGLTAAVLAAQRGDEDAFRTVYRAVQPRLLGYIRTLVGEPDAEDVASESWLQIARDLDRFSGDADRFRGWAARIARNRALDHLRMRGRRPAIGGDETELSDKPAGSDTADEAIESLATGRTLSLIAQLPQDQAEAVVLRVVVGLDAKSAAETLGKRPGAVRTAAHRGLKRLAELLGADTAGIAAQRPGGEGGQPGPGPARLPGQADGTRRRRAEPEGPEASSAAFRKNAGDAPGRTGELGAVPVQRPPRTGLVAPAGVTHSRLWTQKDM
- a CDS encoding beta-N-acetylhexosaminidase, whose product is MASSRGALLAVTAVAAASVVLVGCGGSGTEHGNGPETSRAASSPSPTPSPTRSYPLSKTPRTIPAVREHTPAHGPGWKPGKDSGVVLAKGSGKLADEGKLLAGELKIHYRGEAAARAGDVELALTPKASGGSESYTLRTADGRVRISGPGEAGVFYGTRTLKQSVRADGSMPEGEVRDRPDKPQRGLNLDIARKHYTASWIEDRMHEMADLKLNQLGLHFSDDQAFRIESDTHPEVVSPDHLTKKQVRHIVALAGRLHIQVVPEIDSPGHLGAVLRAHPDLQLHNVSGVASTGSLDISKPGAAKLIDELLGEYAELFGGAYWHLGGDEYRALMASNPAASYPQLQRAAVAKYGSGAGISDLATGWLNDRAKVVRKHDMRPKAWNDGQFRDSEVRADKDIEVEYWTGKEYGARSPEEYLREGRKVLNLNDEFMYYVLGQPNAFVYPTGKRIYEQWTPLVLRGTTPVPARYSDQILGGRFAVWGDFPNAQTAEQVAAGIRMPLRATAQKLWVPGKPKLSYAKFQSLAKEIDAG
- the leuE gene encoding leucine efflux protein LeuE, producing the protein MLGVTDLPTYLAGLVLIVLLPGPNSLYVLSVAARRGVRTGYVAAAGVWTGDTVLMTLSALGASSLLQTTPVLFAVVKYAGAGYLTWMAIGMLRAAVSMWRERHRRVAEITDEERAEARAPGAMERPYRRALVVSLFNPKAILFLISFFVQFVDPGYAYPALSFLVLGTLLQLASFLYLSALIFGGTRLSAAFRRRRRLSAGATSAAGVLFLGFAAKLSLSSV
- a CDS encoding NUDIX hydrolase translates to MTTTAGVPAVPVRVCAVLVEGGELCLIRRGRPAGAQYSLPGGLLHADEQVSAGLARELREELGLDVAALPEPPRLLRVQDQVTTRPGRPGTFRRLHLIHLLPVPREVRAAFPATELDAEDGARVVWVPLAEAAGLHLYPAAGPVLLDPAGPDVLLPPLTDLTYAWR
- a CDS encoding L,D-transpeptidase family protein; this encodes MIRTGRTGRGYALRGAAVVAVVAMAGVTAGCKEQLAAGASAAPSAPAGSSSPADDAKPGDGSASPSASAKPKEPVKASPKPSATRSTPTADPQGTVLMASGAEGKQVRELQARLRQIGHFDRSPTGYYGTVTVAAVQSFQGKRGLARTGRTDTVTWQKLLGMTHKPTATELNPPTTRPVAKPDKRCLTGRVICISKNSRTLSWMIDGKVLSSMDVRFGSQYTPTREGTFSVYWKSRHHVSTIYHTAMPYAMFFSGGQAVHYSSDFAARGYNGASHGCVNVRDEGKIAALFAAVRTGDKVVVHK